In a genomic window of Maridesulfovibrio ferrireducens:
- a CDS encoding efflux transporter outer membrane subunit yields the protein MRNMVIYICLIPFLLSGCGSFLQTEYIPPEVTIPKSWNSTGNSTSEISLSAAKWAESFEDASLTKLVKLVLERNNDLAAAGFRVRQAQLQAGLAYNDMLPQLSGAVGGVNTKYFDKSGFANSYVGGFNISYEADLWGKLSRTRDAAMWEAVASNEDRMSTALSLVGTTMKLYWSIAYSNVRIDLCRSNIQSSEKTLKRILAQQRYGSASKLEVNKAKQELTIQQAKYYSYMQKRQENISSLTILFDLPPGKIMADPKNLIRSTLPVIPAGLPVELLSRRPDLRAAESRLRKLLANTDAAKASFYPTLSLTGSLGGSSAELANMLDNPFAALASGIAFPFLNLYKLELNLDQSTAEYDEAVVSFKQTLYEAMKEVGDSLSNRKNLADKCKYLMENLEAARKVENIYEVRYRSGSGTFKDWMDAQDTRRTAEESLAENVYAQLLNYVNLYQALGGNPDQYNPVKKGNPA from the coding sequence ATGCGCAATATGGTTATATATATATGTCTGATTCCCTTCCTTCTCAGTGGTTGCGGATCTTTTCTGCAGACTGAGTACATTCCACCCGAGGTAACTATTCCCAAAAGTTGGAATTCTACAGGAAACAGTACCTCTGAAATTTCCTTATCTGCTGCAAAATGGGCGGAAAGTTTTGAAGATGCGTCACTTACAAAACTGGTTAAGCTGGTGCTGGAACGTAACAATGATCTTGCTGCAGCTGGATTTCGGGTCAGACAGGCCCAGTTACAGGCGGGGCTTGCCTACAATGACATGTTACCACAGCTTTCAGGTGCTGTCGGCGGCGTCAATACTAAATATTTTGATAAAAGCGGTTTTGCCAATTCATATGTCGGAGGCTTTAACATTAGCTATGAAGCTGATCTGTGGGGCAAACTTTCCCGCACCCGTGACGCGGCCATGTGGGAAGCAGTTGCAAGTAATGAAGACCGCATGAGCACAGCCCTATCTCTGGTGGGTACGACTATGAAGCTTTACTGGAGTATAGCTTATAGCAATGTGCGCATTGATTTGTGCAGGAGTAATATTCAGTCTTCCGAGAAGACTCTAAAACGAATACTAGCTCAGCAACGCTACGGTTCAGCATCGAAACTGGAAGTCAACAAGGCCAAGCAGGAATTGACCATCCAGCAGGCTAAATATTATTCTTATATGCAGAAGAGGCAGGAAAATATAAGTTCTCTGACGATCCTTTTTGACCTGCCTCCAGGGAAAATTATGGCCGACCCTAAGAATCTTATCAGGTCCACTCTTCCAGTGATTCCTGCCGGACTCCCTGTGGAGTTATTATCCCGCCGTCCGGATCTGCGTGCAGCTGAATCACGTTTACGCAAATTGTTGGCTAATACCGATGCAGCTAAAGCCAGCTTTTACCCGACCTTGTCGTTGACCGGCAGTCTCGGTGGGTCAAGTGCTGAACTTGCTAATATGCTGGATAACCCTTTTGCTGCCCTTGCTTCAGGCATCGCGTTTCCGTTCCTCAACTTGTACAAATTGGAATTGAACCTCGATCAATCCACGGCCGAATATGATGAAGCCGTGGTCTCTTTTAAACAAACACTGTACGAAGCAATGAAAGAAGTAGGGGATTCCCTTTCCAATCGTAAAAATCTAGCTGACAAGTGCAAGTATCTTATGGAGAATCTTGAAGCAGCCCGCAAGGTCGAAAATATATATGAGGTCCGTTACAGGTCAGGGTCAGGAACTTTTAAGGACTGGATGGACGCGCAAGACACAAGGCGTACTGCTGAAGAAAGCCTGGCAGAAAATGTCTATGCACAATTGCTCAATTACGTGAACCTCTATCAGGCCCTTGGTGGGAATCCAGATCAGTATAATCCGGTTAAAAAAGGAAATCCAGCATGA
- a CDS encoding ABC transporter permease, with translation MRFRQFVIVAFRSITRNRMRSLLTMLGIIIGLASVIALVALGKGSQADIKDKISSLGTNLIMVKPGSTMSHGVKGGAGSRSCLSMDDVVAISNFAPNVGHVSPVIRVSGQVIAGSENWSTTIEGVDVSYPIIRNYEVALGSFFTSRDIKVKAKVAVLGQTVVDELFYGQNPVGMRIRIGAIPFDVVGVLSEKGQSAMGNDQDDIIFVPSTTALYRMSDGETVHDIMASAVSESSLDLAQSEIENVLRKTHRISSDDEDDFEIRNQTEIVSMATQVTSTLTILLSTVAGVSLLVGGIGVMNIMLVSVTERTREIGILLAIGARSSDILTQFLLEAVILSLSGGIIGILTGLGIAIGLGSTLGIHAVFDPFMMFASVVFTVIIGVFFGYYPAQKASRLNPIDAMRYD, from the coding sequence ATGAGATTCAGACAGTTTGTAATTGTTGCATTTAGAAGTATTACTCGAAACAGGATGAGAAGCCTGCTCACCATGCTGGGAATTATTATCGGACTTGCCTCGGTTATCGCCTTGGTTGCACTAGGCAAGGGGTCTCAGGCAGACATCAAGGATAAGATATCCAGTCTAGGCACAAATCTAATTATGGTTAAGCCGGGCAGCACCATGTCTCATGGAGTAAAAGGTGGAGCTGGTAGCCGAAGCTGTCTGAGTATGGATGATGTTGTGGCTATCTCTAATTTTGCTCCAAATGTGGGCCATGTTTCTCCCGTTATAAGGGTTTCAGGACAGGTTATTGCTGGGAGTGAAAACTGGAGTACAACTATTGAGGGAGTGGATGTCAGTTACCCTATTATCCGCAATTACGAAGTAGCCTTAGGTTCTTTTTTTACTTCCAGAGATATAAAAGTAAAAGCCAAAGTTGCGGTTCTAGGACAAACCGTTGTGGATGAGCTCTTTTACGGACAAAATCCGGTGGGGATGCGAATTAGGATCGGAGCCATTCCCTTTGATGTTGTCGGAGTTCTTTCTGAAAAAGGGCAATCCGCCATGGGAAATGATCAGGATGATATAATATTTGTCCCCTCTACAACCGCTCTTTATCGTATGAGCGACGGCGAGACAGTTCATGATATTATGGCCAGTGCTGTTTCAGAGTCATCCCTTGATCTGGCTCAGTCTGAAATCGAAAATGTTCTTCGTAAGACTCATCGTATTAGTTCAGATGATGAAGATGATTTTGAAATCCGCAACCAAACGGAAATTGTCAGTATGGCCACTCAAGTGACAAGTACCCTGACCATCCTGCTAAGTACTGTCGCCGGTGTTTCTCTTTTAGTCGGTGGCATCGGGGTCATGAATATTATGCTGGTTTCTGTCACCGAGAGAACCCGTGAAATTGGCATTCTTCTCGCGATAGGTGCCAGAAGCTCAGATATTTTGACACAATTTCTTCTCGAAGCGGTTATCCTCAGTCTTTCAGGCGGTATTATCGGTATTTTAACAGGCTTAGGTATTGCCATTGGACTGGGGTCTACTTTGGGTATCCATGCCGTGTTTGATCCATTTATGATGTTTGCCAGTGTCGTATTTACAGTGATTATCGGGGTGTTTTTTGGTTATTATCCCGCGCAAAAAGCATCTAGGCTCAACCCCATAGACGCAATGAGATATGATTAA
- a CDS encoding ABC transporter ATP-binding protein gives MELIQLKDITKTFHLGGETVRALDDITLTIPRGDFVAIIGTSGSGKSTLMNVLGCLDKADHGKYLLEGIPVEQLDKNALADIRNKRIGFVFQGFNLLPKTSALENVQLPLIYRRGDRKYDPLIMAEKALEMVGLADRMHHEPNQLSGGQQQRVAIARALVTQPAIILADEPTGNLDSRTTEEILSLFQKLNANGITIILVTHEMEVAEHAKRIVEFRDGRIINKYKVPNRRCALQNEIL, from the coding sequence ATGGAACTAATCCAACTCAAAGACATTACAAAAACATTTCACCTTGGCGGGGAAACCGTCCGGGCTCTTGATGACATTACTCTCACTATCCCAAGAGGTGATTTCGTAGCAATAATTGGAACTTCAGGGTCTGGTAAGTCTACCCTGATGAACGTTTTAGGTTGTCTGGATAAGGCTGATCACGGGAAGTATTTGCTGGAAGGAATACCTGTAGAACAACTTGATAAAAATGCTCTGGCTGACATTCGCAATAAGAGAATCGGATTTGTGTTTCAAGGTTTCAATCTTCTTCCGAAAACAAGCGCTCTAGAAAATGTGCAACTGCCTTTAATTTACAGAAGGGGAGATCGGAAATATGATCCGCTTATAATGGCGGAAAAAGCTCTTGAAATGGTTGGGCTCGCAGACAGGATGCATCATGAACCCAACCAGCTTTCAGGGGGGCAGCAGCAACGCGTCGCTATTGCCAGAGCCTTGGTGACTCAACCTGCAATTATTCTGGCTGATGAACCGACAGGGAATTTAGACAGCCGGACTACTGAAGAGATCCTCTCTCTTTTTCAAAAACTTAATGCAAATGGCATCACAATTATTCTTGTCACCCATGAAATGGAAGTTGCTGAACATGCAAAGCGTATTGTGGAATTCAGGGACGGACGCATAATTAATAAATATAAAGTACCTAATCGGCGTTGTGCCCTGCAGAATGAAATCCTTTAG
- a CDS encoding efflux RND transporter periplasmic adaptor subunit yields the protein MPSTRKMIVMKTLKSGVNLLKLLLMVGGFLFLVQYAQNNWVESSLRDHSEALSYRLEKIKRCDMENTISCTGTIAAVGTVEVGTQVSGTIKKVLVDYNDQVKEGQILAELDLDLFKAAVDIARASVLSSKAIYKQAAADYERNKPLYKEGHLSTHELLVYETERDIAKAQILSAKAAVKSAETNLENAQIKSPIDGVILERNIDVGQTVAASYSTPTLFIIAEDLSDMEIEANVDESDVGIVKKGQQVKFSVQSYPDAIFFGTVSQIQLNPTETSDVVTYTVIVDAPNKEGKLLPGMTATADFCVEKAKNELVVPNAALYFTLGVHDKAETPGIYILEKGIPKRVSVSLGMTTNTGTVIKDTELTAGESVIIGKNINKTKSSKGFLTKILPSRPKRGPKM from the coding sequence ATGCCATCTACACGAAAAATGATTGTGATGAAAACGCTAAAAAGCGGTGTGAATCTTTTAAAGCTTTTGCTCATGGTTGGAGGTTTTCTTTTTCTAGTCCAATATGCACAGAATAATTGGGTGGAATCTTCGCTTCGGGACCATTCTGAAGCCCTGAGTTATCGGCTGGAAAAAATCAAAAGATGCGACATGGAAAATACGATTTCCTGTACCGGAACTATTGCTGCAGTTGGAACTGTTGAGGTCGGAACGCAAGTCTCCGGCACGATAAAAAAAGTACTGGTCGATTATAATGATCAGGTGAAAGAAGGTCAGATTCTGGCTGAACTTGATCTGGACCTGTTCAAAGCTGCCGTGGACATCGCCAGAGCCTCCGTTCTCAGTTCAAAGGCTATCTATAAACAGGCCGCAGCAGACTATGAAAGGAATAAACCTTTATACAAAGAGGGACATCTCTCAACTCACGAGCTGCTTGTCTATGAGACGGAAAGGGACATTGCAAAGGCGCAGATCCTGTCAGCAAAGGCCGCTGTGAAAAGTGCCGAGACAAATCTTGAAAATGCACAGATCAAGTCTCCCATTGATGGCGTTATTCTCGAACGGAACATCGATGTAGGCCAGACCGTAGCAGCCAGCTATAGCACGCCGACTCTTTTTATTATTGCTGAAGATCTATCAGACATGGAGATTGAAGCCAATGTGGATGAAAGCGATGTAGGAATAGTGAAGAAGGGGCAGCAGGTTAAATTTTCTGTTCAATCTTATCCCGACGCGATTTTCTTCGGAACAGTGAGTCAGATTCAGTTGAACCCTACCGAAACTTCCGATGTTGTTACCTACACTGTAATTGTGGATGCGCCCAATAAAGAAGGTAAACTTCTACCCGGAATGACTGCTACTGCGGATTTTTGTGTAGAAAAAGCTAAAAATGAACTGGTGGTGCCGAACGCTGCCTTATATTTCACACTTGGCGTTCATGACAAAGCAGAAACCCCCGGAATCTATATTCTTGAAAAGGGAATTCCTAAACGGGTTTCTGTCAGCCTCGGCATGACTACAAATACGGGCACGGTGATAAAAGATACCGAGCTGACAGCTGGTGAGTCTGTAATTATCGGTAAGAATATTAACAAAACAAAAAGCTCTAAGGGGTTTTTAACAAAGATTTTACCCAGCAGACCAAAGCGCGGCCCGAAAATGTAA
- a CDS encoding response regulator transcription factor, producing the protein MKILIVDDDRKLCDVLKRGLKENAYVVDCAYDGKEGECYADTHSYDLIILDIMLPSKDGLEICKDLRRKNITTPILMLTARDTVEDRVRGLDTGADDYLTKPFAFAELLARARALLRRDNPSKSSKLSVGELVLDTKSREVHWKSEPIELTTKEYVILEYLMRNPNAVVTRTMIESHAWDYALDSISNLVDVYIRRIRQKIDPEQGKQIIQTVRGAGYRMKS; encoded by the coding sequence ATGAAAATTCTTATTGTCGATGATGATCGAAAACTATGCGATGTTCTGAAACGGGGCCTTAAAGAGAATGCATATGTTGTTGATTGTGCTTATGATGGAAAAGAAGGTGAGTGTTACGCAGATACACATTCCTACGATTTGATTATCCTGGATATTATGCTGCCCAGCAAAGACGGCTTAGAAATTTGCAAAGACCTTCGAAGAAAAAATATTACCACTCCCATTCTTATGTTGACAGCCAGAGACACGGTTGAAGATAGGGTCAGAGGACTTGATACCGGAGCGGATGATTATCTCACTAAACCATTTGCGTTTGCTGAGCTTTTAGCCCGTGCACGAGCTCTTTTAAGGCGTGATAACCCATCAAAGTCGTCCAAGTTGTCTGTCGGAGAATTGGTTCTCGATACAAAGAGTCGGGAGGTTCACTGGAAAAGTGAACCTATCGAACTGACGACAAAGGAATATGTCATTTTGGAATATCTAATGCGCAATCCAAATGCGGTCGTAACCCGTACCATGATTGAATCTCATGCCTGGGATTATGCTTTGGACAGCATCTCAAATTTAGTGGATGTCTATATCCGAAGAATAAGGCAGAAAATAGACCCTGAGCAGGGCAAGCAAATTATTCAGACCGTTAGAGGTGCTGGATATAGAATGAAGTCGTAA
- a CDS encoding sensor histidine kinase: protein MNLINTIRFKFTLWYLSILSVLLILLGSGIYFTLSGTLHRNFDDSLKVRGKQLADFKDLIPIIASGTFEEEAGEFVSIYFYTNGELTHISHKGHEVPISKPLVNQALSGESIFSTTSYINNEKVRVFATHYAPVNPVIHLNRFVKKMNGLEPRGGRFPEKSIFHNNQAVEIKSAALVIARPTKDMNLAIDQLLRILLTAIPLTIAISGFGGVFLTRKAFNPVKEITKTAQEIGEHDLSQRIKIKTKDELGELSTVLNKMIGRIERAFQRQTEFTADASHELRAPLAVIQAEATLTLEKERDAETYRKALEIIAQESNEMSLVINQLLTLARADAGKEHLEFKSIDMAEFISAVCDDIAILCREKEVILKLCSLGKVFVYGEKSSLRRLLVNILSNAIRYTPKGGVISVGLKSVNNSAVITIRDTGIGIPQEELAHIFKRFYRVDKARSRKTRGSGLGLSICKQIVDTHKGQIEVESCIGIGSVFYVKIPIA from the coding sequence ATGAATTTAATAAATACCATCAGGTTTAAATTTACTCTCTGGTACCTATCTATCCTCAGTGTTCTTTTGATTCTTTTAGGAAGTGGAATTTATTTTACACTTTCAGGAACGTTACACAGAAATTTTGATGATTCGCTGAAAGTCAGAGGTAAGCAACTCGCAGATTTCAAGGATCTTATTCCGATTATTGCCAGTGGAACATTTGAAGAAGAGGCAGGAGAGTTTGTCTCTATCTATTTTTACACAAATGGTGAACTGACACATATATCTCACAAGGGACATGAAGTTCCCATAAGCAAGCCTCTCGTTAATCAGGCTCTTTCAGGCGAAAGCATATTTTCTACCACTTCTTATATAAACAACGAAAAAGTAAGAGTCTTCGCAACTCACTATGCTCCTGTTAATCCTGTTATCCATTTGAACCGTTTTGTGAAAAAAATGAATGGCCTTGAGCCTAGGGGTGGAAGATTTCCCGAAAAATCCATTTTTCATAATAATCAAGCAGTGGAAATTAAATCAGCTGCTCTGGTAATAGCCAGACCCACAAAAGATATGAATCTAGCTATTGATCAACTATTACGCATACTCCTTACTGCCATTCCACTTACGATTGCGATTTCGGGCTTTGGAGGTGTTTTCCTTACACGAAAAGCATTTAATCCTGTTAAAGAAATCACTAAAACAGCTCAGGAAATAGGAGAACACGATTTAAGTCAGAGAATCAAGATCAAGACAAAAGATGAGCTGGGTGAGCTTTCTACTGTACTAAATAAAATGATAGGCAGGATCGAGCGGGCATTTCAACGTCAAACAGAATTTACTGCTGATGCTTCGCATGAACTTAGAGCTCCTCTTGCCGTTATTCAAGCTGAGGCTACACTTACGCTGGAAAAAGAAAGAGACGCCGAAACATACCGAAAAGCTCTTGAGATAATTGCTCAAGAATCGAATGAAATGTCCCTAGTTATCAACCAGCTGTTAACTCTTGCCAGAGCAGATGCAGGCAAGGAGCATCTTGAATTCAAATCGATTGATATGGCTGAGTTTATTAGTGCAGTATGTGATGACATCGCCATTCTTTGCCGAGAAAAAGAGGTGATTCTGAAGCTATGCTCTTTAGGCAAAGTGTTTGTTTATGGAGAAAAATCCAGCCTGAGAAGATTGTTGGTTAATATACTGAGCAATGCCATTAGATATACACCTAAAGGTGGAGTCATATCTGTTGGATTAAAGTCTGTTAATAATTCAGCAGTGATCACAATAAGAGATACCGGCATCGGAATTCCCCAAGAAGAACTCGCACATATTTTCAAACGATTTTATCGAGTTGATAAAGCGCGGTCCAGAAAGACAAGAGGAAGTGGCTTGGGATTATCTATTTGCAAACAGATTGTTGATACCCACAAGGGACAAATTGAAGTTGAAAGCTGTATAGGAATAGGGAGTGTCTTCTATGTTAAAATTCCTATTGCATGA
- a CDS encoding CHASE sensor domain-containing protein produces MIGFQNSIGRKIGAAILGTTVSALVLTMTLNIATFFHSYRQATVQKANGLAKIIATSTISALDFNDPDSAKEVLDSLSLITNIVGATIFTSAGDIFASFGKNTESLPTEDGPQVNLNTFAVIQPIQSENETLGYIVLEGTFSDQGEWFYHNLATSALILIAVLAACIIAANHFRKKITKPIGQLTDAVREISENKDYSKRVAYKSKDEIGYLVSEFNSMLGKIETRDSWLNSHREMLETIVSQRTKEVRAKQKQLKEKNTQLVKQIHERRTAEMIREEVERINRHDLKSSLNLVIGYPELLLNKGNLTPEQGKYIKRIAAAGYRMLDMIQFHLDMFKMEQEIYTLKTMQVDLIEMLCSLEEEMALLLNQSEVSLSIIMNKEEINGVEEVHINGEMVLLRTMFRNLIKNGVEGSVKGGSVSISVESDKSFTTVSISNSLPVPVEVRNRFFNKYVTEGKEDGTGLGTYSAQLIAKTHNASIFMETSDEKGTIVSAKFKSITADC; encoded by the coding sequence ATGATTGGATTCCAGAATAGTATTGGGCGCAAGATAGGCGCGGCAATTCTGGGAACAACCGTTTCCGCTCTTGTCTTGACTATGACTTTAAATATCGCCACATTTTTTCATTCATATAGGCAGGCCACAGTACAAAAGGCCAATGGCCTTGCTAAGATTATAGCAACCTCTACAATTTCAGCTTTGGATTTTAATGATCCAGATTCAGCAAAAGAAGTCCTCGATTCACTTTCGCTTATTACAAATATTGTCGGGGCCACAATTTTTACATCGGCAGGCGATATTTTTGCATCTTTCGGAAAAAACACAGAATCACTACCCACGGAAGATGGCCCACAAGTTAATCTAAACACCTTTGCTGTGATTCAGCCCATTCAATCCGAAAACGAAACACTGGGATATATCGTGCTAGAAGGAACATTCTCTGATCAAGGAGAATGGTTCTACCACAACCTTGCGACCTCAGCACTTATACTCATTGCGGTCCTAGCGGCGTGCATAATAGCAGCCAACCATTTCCGAAAAAAAATTACAAAACCTATCGGCCAGCTGACAGATGCTGTTAGAGAAATTTCAGAGAATAAGGATTATTCTAAACGCGTTGCTTACAAAAGTAAGGATGAAATAGGTTATCTTGTCTCAGAATTCAATTCCATGCTTGGAAAAATTGAAACCCGCGATTCGTGGTTGAACAGCCATAGAGAAATGTTAGAAACAATAGTTTCCCAACGCACAAAAGAAGTTCGCGCCAAACAAAAACAGTTAAAAGAAAAGAACACCCAGCTTGTTAAACAAATTCATGAAAGACGCACCGCAGAAATGATCCGCGAAGAAGTGGAACGTATCAATCGGCACGACCTTAAATCTTCACTTAATTTGGTTATCGGCTATCCGGAACTACTGCTTAACAAGGGCAATCTAACCCCGGAACAAGGTAAATATATCAAGAGAATTGCAGCAGCGGGATACCGTATGCTCGACATGATTCAATTTCATCTCGATATGTTTAAAATGGAACAGGAAATATACACCCTTAAAACGATGCAAGTCGATCTCATCGAAATGCTATGTTCACTGGAAGAAGAAATGGCGCTCTTACTCAATCAGTCAGAGGTGTCGTTATCCATAATAATGAACAAGGAAGAGATAAACGGAGTGGAAGAAGTTCATATTAACGGAGAAATGGTTCTACTACGAACCATGTTTAGAAATCTGATTAAAAACGGTGTGGAAGGGTCTGTAAAAGGTGGAAGTGTATCCATTTCTGTCGAAAGCGATAAATCCTTTACAACCGTCAGCATAAGCAACAGCCTTCCCGTTCCAGTTGAAGTCCGTAATAGATTCTTCAACAAATACGTGACCGAGGGCAAAGAAGACGGAACAGGACTCGGAACGTACTCAGCTCAACTTATAGCGAAAACCCACAATGCATCAATATTTATGGAAACATCAGATGAAAAAGGTACGATTGTTTCTGCTAAATTTAAATCTATCACTGCAGATTGTTAA
- a CDS encoding YfiR family protein gives MGLLGRHKLLTPIFTALLAVLILLSSSIAMAADTKRTATKTQLRALFIKKIPKYVLWPEQSNSKHGRPYTVATIDKDELVPFFNTPDSFKLVRWPAENCQVLFLDSKKPRVIAAIIKQVQDKPILTIGQNPDFLRMGGIINLVESGSRMKLQVNICAARKAGLTISSKLLKLSEIYCGDKTQ, from the coding sequence ATGGGACTTCTAGGCAGGCACAAACTCCTGACGCCGATTTTTACGGCACTCCTAGCAGTCTTAATCCTTCTGTCATCCTCAATAGCAATGGCTGCTGACACAAAAAGAACTGCAACCAAAACACAACTACGTGCGTTGTTCATAAAAAAAATACCCAAATATGTCCTATGGCCTGAGCAAAGCAATTCAAAACATGGCAGACCGTACACGGTTGCAACCATTGATAAAGATGAACTGGTTCCTTTTTTTAATACACCTGACTCATTCAAGCTGGTGCGCTGGCCCGCTGAGAATTGTCAGGTCCTTTTTCTTGACAGCAAAAAGCCGCGTGTAATAGCGGCAATTATCAAACAAGTACAAGACAAACCCATCCTGACCATCGGACAAAATCCCGATTTTTTACGCATGGGCGGAATCATTAACCTTGTTGAATCCGGCTCAAGAATGAAACTGCAAGTTAATATCTGCGCGGCCCGTAAAGCGGGACTTACCATCAGTTCAAAACTACTTAAACTTTCTGAGATATATTGCGGAGATAAAACACAATGA